The sequence GTCATGCTCTTGATCGGCCCTGCACCGATCGTCGCGGCAAGACTGGTATCGATGCTGGTCCGCGAGGCCCCCGTGTCGGACTTCGATCGAACCCGTTCCGTTCCGCTGGTCCCGCTGACCAGGACGTCCTCGATGTATCCGATGACCGTTCGATCTCGCTCCGTCGACGCGGGCATGGATCCAACGGAAGGGGGCATCGAGTCGTCGAGGACGCCGGCGAGTCGTTCGACTTCCTCCGCATCGACCGACCCACCCCCAGTCTCGATGGCGAGCTGTGCGATATGGGCGGCCGGACTCACGCCGGTCGCCGTGAACAACCCCTTGAAGCCCGCGGTTGGATTGACCTCGAGAAGATACCAGCCGTCGGATCCCTTGATGAGGTCGACGCCGGCATACTCCAGCCCCAGTATCTCGACCGCCTCGAGAGCCATATCAGCCGCCGCCTCCGGTACCGTCTCGACGCCTTCGACATCACCCCCGAGGGCGACGTTGGTTCGCCAGTCGTTGTCCGGAGCGTACCGATTCATCGCTGCGACGATCTCGTCATCGACGATGTAGACGCGTAAATCGCTGTGGGGCCCGTCCGACTGGTCGATGAGTTCTTGAAGGAAAGCAAACCGGTCGCCGACCCGAGGATTGACCTCTTCTCCAACGCCGATCTTCCACGTTCCGCCGCCGTGAGTGCCGATGGCTGTCTTGTAGACGACCTCATCGGAGAACGTCGTGCGCTCCGCGTTGAGCCGTTCTGCGTCCAGCGCGAGTACCGCATCGGGGATACGGACATCGGTGTCGGCCATCGCTGTGGCCGTGGCAAATTTATGAAAGGCCGTCAGGACGTTCTCGGGCCGATTGAGCGTCGGACGGAGCCGGGCAAGGCTCTTTGCGAGTCCCAGCAGTTCCGATGGTTGTTCGGTCTTCGAGAGCAACAACCGATTGACGATGACGTCCACGTCCGGCTCGATAGTGACGTGGTTGTTTTCGATGTCGACGACGAGGTTGTTTTCGCGCAGCCAGATTCCCTCGTGGCCAAGATCGTTGACAGTGTTGATGATCGCTTTCGTCTCCTTGCTCGAATGGAGACTCAGCACGCCGACTGAAACGGATCGATCCATGAGACAAAATAGGGGAGAGATGGATAAAACCGTTCGGTGGTCGGAGAACAGGTGAACCGCTTCAGTGACGCTCCCGGACAGGGTCGAGAACGTGGAAAATACGCGTAGAGTCCGGCGTTGTCTGTTAAAAGGAAAGGGGATTCTTCCTGAATCCGGTGTGTCACAGCGTCGTTCAGGGCCATCGAACGCGGTAGACGGAATTACCGACCAGGTCGACGCCCACCACGATCGTATTCGATCCGGATCCCGACGCTCCTCGGAGGTTGTGTGTTTCTCCGAAGCGGGTAGTAACTTCTATGTGGCATGGGTCAAACAATCAAATTGGTATGAGTCAGTCGTATGACCGGGGCCTCGTCGAGGACTACGGACGCTGGACCGAGTTCTCGGCTGGCATGTGGGCCTGGGT is a genomic window of Halanaeroarchaeum sulfurireducens containing:
- a CDS encoding putative ATP-dependent zinc protease produces the protein MDRSVSVGVLSLHSSKETKAIINTVNDLGHEGIWLRENNLVVDIENNHVTIEPDVDVIVNRLLLSKTEQPSELLGLAKSLARLRPTLNRPENVLTAFHKFATATAMADTDVRIPDAVLALDAERLNAERTTFSDEVVYKTAIGTHGGGTWKIGVGEEVNPRVGDRFAFLQELIDQSDGPHSDLRVYIVDDEIVAAMNRYAPDNDWRTNVALGGDVEGVETVPEAAADMALEAVEILGLEYAGVDLIKGSDGWYLLEVNPTAGFKGLFTATGVSPAAHIAQLAIETGGGSVDAEEVERLAGVLDDSMPPSVGSMPASTERDRTVIGYIEDVLVSGTSGTERVRSKSDTGASRTSIDTSLAATIGAGPIKSMTKVKTGSHKAGKSRPIVDIVVGVGGDRHTVQASLEDRSHMEYPLLLGRDILQDYQVDVRRQSGKEVTDVTTEEE